In the genome of Neisseria lactamica, the window GAAAAAATCTTCCTGTACGAATGGTTTGAAGAAGATATGGCTGTCATTCTTGAAGATTATCAAAAGATTACGAAAAAGATTAAGGATGGAAACGCCCATCAGTTATCTGAATCTGATGGTAAATATTTATCAACTTGTACCAAAGGGGAGGGGCACGGAAAGGATTTTCGGAAACAGCCGTTTGGTAACGAACTAGCGAAACAGCGAGCTTGGGAATTGAAAGCTAGCTACATGACCAATCTTATCCGAAATAGAATTTTCAACCAGGGAGGGCAGGAGGACGAAAGTATAACGGAAACCTCTCGAGGTAAGGAAAAATCTTTTACGAAAATAATCGAGGAAAGAATCTCTGTTTACAAAGGGTGTTCAGAGAGCGAGCTTTATAAATTATTTAAAGTCAATCCGAAAGCTAAAGGGAAAAACAGCATATTGATCCGAAAAATATTAGGCTTGACGGGTGATATTGAAAAAACACAGGAATTTCAGAAGGCAAATATGAATTTGCGGGTAATTCGGGTGGATAAAGAAGGGTTGCCCAAAGAAGATTCGCCATTCAAAACCTATCAATTTAAAGAATTGTCTGAAAATGACAATTGGGAGGATTCTCAACCTTATTTGGAAATTTTCAGCAAGCAATTTTTATTTGTCGTGTTTAAGGAAATTGAGCCTAAATTATTTGTATTGGATTCCATGAAATTTTGGGGATTTCCCGATAGTCAAATAGAAGAATTGCAACGAGTTTGGCAGGAAACGAGGAATATTATCAAAAATAGTGTGAAGCTCACCTTCCAAAATAACCGTGTTTCTACCAATTTTCCACAAAGTCGGGTAAATCAAGTAATTTTTACCAAAATCCATGCCAGCAATTCTTACTATGAGATTGAAAAAGGAAAATTTGTCGGTAAAGGAAAATTATCTGATACGGATGAATTACCGAATGGACTGAGAATTACCAAACACTCATTTTGGATGACCAAGAAATTCTTGAAAGAAGTTTTGGAAGGCAAGTGGGATTAGTGTAAGAGTAGAGCCTGTCATGGCAACGAGTTCGGCGTGCCGTATCTGCCGGGAATGCCGTCTGAAGATGTGTTCAGACGGCATTTTTTTACCCTATCCTTTTAAACGGCGGCAGGCCGGCCAATAATTGCTGCCCGTAGCGTTGCGTTTTGATGCGGTTGTCGAGGATGGTTACACGGCCGTAGTCTTGCTCGGTGCGGATGAGGCGGCCGACGGCCTGGATGAGTTTGATGCCGGCTTCGGGAACGGTGATTTCGATGAAGGGGTTGCCGCCGCGCTGTTCTATCCAGCGGTTTTGGGTTTTTTCGATGGGGTTGTCGGGCATCGCAAACGGCAGCTTGGCGATGATGACTTGCACGCAGGCGGCGCCGGGCAGGTCGAGTCCTTCGGCAAAGCTGTCGAGTCCGAAGATGATGCTGGCTTTGCCTTCTTCTATGGCCCGGTGGTGTTTTTGCAGGAGGACGGCTTTGGGTAATTCGCCTTGTACGAGCAAGAGCGGCAGGTAGTCTCCGGGCAGGCGCAGGGCGACATCCTGCATTTGTTTGCGCGAGGAAAACAGGACGAGCGTGCCGATGGCTTCGGTGGGTGAAATAAGCTTGGGCAGCCATTCGATGACGGCGGCGGTGTGGGCTTCGGGGTCTTTGGGGCTGGCGTATATGGGAGGGATGTAGAGTTCGCCCTGTTTTTCAAAGTCAAAGGGGCTTTTGAGAGCGAGGGTGGTGGTTTCGGGCAGCCATTGCAGCCCGGTTTGGCGCAGCATCAGGTTAAAGTTGCCCAAGGATTGCAGGGTGGCGGAGGTCAACACCGCGCCTGCCGCCCGCCGCCACAGGCTGTTGGCAAGGTGGGACGCGCTGCTGATGGGGCTGGCGTTGAAAATGTAGTCGTTTTTGTCGTCGGCGCGGCGGGTTATCCATTTTGCCAACGGCTCTTCGCCCTCAATGGGAACGGTAGAGAGCAAATCCCAAACCGCGCTGATTTGTTCGATACGGGCGATGAAGATGCCGAAATCGCCGGTCAGGCGGTCGAGGAGCGCGCCGTCCTGTTCTTTTTCGCGGCGCGCGGCGGAAAGCGCATCGTTCAGCCCGATAACGTGTTTGAGCAGGCTGCGCGCGGCAACGGCCGTATTGGAAACGGTGGTTTCGAGGCCTTCGGGGATTTTGCCGTCTTCCCACAGCCAAGTCGGTTCGCTGTTGGTTCGTCTGTCGTTTTCAGACGACCCCAGACTTAAAGACGGCTCTTCCGCCAAATGGAACTGCCATTCGTGCAGGCTGTCGAGCAAGGATGCGGCGGCTTCGTCGGCAAGGTTGGCAAGTTCGGCTTTATCGGTAAGCGCGGCAATTTTGCCGGTCAGCTGCGGCAGTTTTTCCAGCGTCCAAACGGCAATATTCCATGAATGTTCGGCGGCAAAACGGCTGAGGGCTTTTTTGGGCAGGTGGTGCGCTTCGTCTATGCAATAGAAACTGTTTTCGGGCGCGGGCAGAATCACGCCGCCGCCCATACTGATGTCGGCAAGCAGAAGGTCGTGGTTGGCAACGACGACATCGACGGTTTCCAAGACATCGCGTGCCAGGTAAAACGGGCATTCGGCGCGGTTGGGACAGGCGGCTTTAAGGCAGCCGTGGCGGTCGTTGGTCACTTTGAGCCAAACCGCGTCGTCGATTTTTTCCGGCCAGGCGTCGCGGTCGCCATTGAACCGTCGGGCAGAAAATTCGTCGGCAATGTCGCGCAGCAGCTTCAATTCTTCGGGCTTGGGTTTGCTGTCCCACAATACTTCCGGCGCTTCAAAACCAAGCAGGTTTTGCTGGGCGTTGTTTTGCGTCAGTTGGTAGAGTTTGTAGGGGCAGAGATAGCGGCCGCGCCCTTTGGCAAGCGCGAAGCTCAGCTCCAAACCGCTTTTTTCGACCAGAAACGGCAGGTCGCGGTCAACCAACTGCTCCTGCAAGGCAACCGTTGCGCTGCTCACAATCAGCCACTTGCCGCGCGTTTGCGCCATGATGCCGCCCGCCAAAAGATAGGCCAACGATTTGCCCACGCCGGTCGGCCCTTCGATTACGGCGATGCTCTCGCCCTCGCGCTTGGGCGGCTCGCCGCCTTCTTCACGCGCCAACGTCCGCGAAAAAGCGTTGGCAACCGCCGCAATCATTTCCCGCTGCGAAGCACGCGGACGGAAACCGGGCAGGTTTTTGCCGATATTTTGGTAATGGTCGCGGATGGCGTTT includes:
- a CDS encoding Sau3AI family type II restriction endonuclease yields the protein MSKDLFDYDDSKVESVLEYSERLLNRKFSELMEEYRKSPYKTYQDYVNKTVSTMDDKPISMRSKGQYGNYIEKYFFGYLPNNDSTPDFEKIGVELKVTPFKINKNGTISAKERLVLNILNYETENLDDFYKTHLWQKCQNLLLLFYNGLISGQTMEDYSIEKIFLYEWFEEDMAVILEDYQKITKKIKDGNAHQLSESDGKYLSTCTKGEGHGKDFRKQPFGNELAKQRAWELKASYMTNLIRNRIFNQGGQEDESITETSRGKEKSFTKIIEERISVYKGCSESELYKLFKVNPKAKGKNSILIRKILGLTGDIEKTQEFQKANMNLRVIRVDKEGLPKEDSPFKTYQFKELSENDNWEDSQPYLEIFSKQFLFVVFKEIEPKLFVLDSMKFWGFPDSQIEELQRVWQETRNIIKNSVKLTFQNNRVSTNFPQSRVNQVIFTKIHASNSYYEIEKGKFVGKGKLSDTDELPNGLRITKHSFWMTKKFLKEVLEGKWD
- the dinG gene encoding ATP-dependent DNA helicase DinG, with the translated sequence MLTDLEKNAIRDHYQNIGKNLPGFRPRASQREMIAAVANAFSRTLAREEGGEPPKREGESIAVIEGPTGVGKSLAYLLAGGIMAQTRGKWLIVSSATVALQEQLVDRDLPFLVEKSGLELSFALAKGRGRYLCPYKLYQLTQNNAQQNLLGFEAPEVLWDSKPKPEELKLLRDIADEFSARRFNGDRDAWPEKIDDAVWLKVTNDRHGCLKAACPNRAECPFYLARDVLETVDVVVANHDLLLADISMGGGVILPAPENSFYCIDEAHHLPKKALSRFAAEHSWNIAVWTLEKLPQLTGKIAALTDKAELANLADEAAASLLDSLHEWQFHLAEEPSLSLGSSENDRRTNSEPTWLWEDGKIPEGLETTVSNTAVAARSLLKHVIGLNDALSAARREKEQDGALLDRLTGDFGIFIARIEQISAVWDLLSTVPIEGEEPLAKWITRRADDKNDYIFNASPISSASHLANSLWRRAAGAVLTSATLQSLGNFNLMLRQTGLQWLPETTTLALKSPFDFEKQGELYIPPIYASPKDPEAHTAAVIEWLPKLISPTEAIGTLVLFSSRKQMQDVALRLPGDYLPLLLVQGELPKAVLLQKHHRAIEEGKASIIFGLDSFAEGLDLPGAACVQVIIAKLPFAMPDNPIEKTQNRWIEQRGGNPFIEITVPEAGIKLIQAVGRLIRTEQDYGRVTILDNRIKTQRYGQQLLAGLPPFKRIG